In Armatimonadota bacterium, a single window of DNA contains:
- a CDS encoding nuclear transport factor 2 family protein, with amino-acid sequence MASRTDLTRLLEVHRRAVNARDLEALMALYAEDAVLEFPASPRVEGKAQIRRAYQSFFDNWEETSAYRVVVIQGNTAAVEGTVTGRHKTLHLRIPGRIPTAARTYRHDFAMFIDVQDGKIIRQRVYFDARELVRQLLGQD; translated from the coding sequence ATGGCGTCCCGAACCGATCTGACCCGCCTGCTGGAGGTGCACCGGCGCGCCGTCAACGCCCGGGACCTGGAGGCGCTGATGGCGCTGTACGCCGAGGACGCCGTCCTGGAGTTTCCCGCCAGCCCCCGGGTGGAGGGCAAGGCCCAGATCCGCCGGGCGTACCAGTCGTTCTTCGACAACTGGGAGGAGACCAGCGCCTACCGGGTGGTGGTCATCCAGGGCAACACGGCGGCGGTGGAGGGGACCGTCACCGGGCGCCACAAGACCCTGCACCTGCGGATCCCCGGCCGGATTCCCACGGCGGCCCGCACCTACCGGCACGACTTCGCCATGTTCATCGACGTGCAGGACGGCAAGATCATCCGCCAGCGGGTCTACTTCGACGCCCGGGAGCTGGTGCGCCAGCTGCTGGGCCAGGACTGA
- a CDS encoding bifunctional (p)ppGpp synthetase/guanosine-3',5'-bis(diphosphate) 3'-pyrophosphohydrolase, with protein MKWLQARQSGVFADLPADVQQLLARLREQFPRADLDVVRAAYLFAEQAHRAQTRASGDPYITHAVAVASVLVELRLDPVTVAAGLLHDVAEDTGVTLQQVEEHFGPEIAALVDGVTKLGRIEWMSREQRQAESLRKMFLAMASDIRIVLIKLADRLHNMRTLQYLPEWKQRRTAQETLDIYAPLAERLGIGRIQRELEDLAFAVLQPDAYQEIRRQLAEAESSRAQFLEQVADTLHRELNRAGVRVARDRITARPKHVYSIWKKMQRPKYAGQPVARIYDRLGVRVILDDVKDCYAALGVVHSLWKPIPGEFDDYIANPKTSGYQSLHTTVLYQGEPLEIQIRTLQMHREAEHGIAAHWKYKEGRPAEKEFEQKLAWLRQLLEWHAELQDARAFVRSVKMDLFQNEVFVFTPKGDVIDLPAGATPVDFAYRIHTDVGHRCVGARVNGRLVPLSHRLRTGDIVEILTSKTEGRPSRDWLTFVVTTNARAKIRQWFKKEAREENIQRGREMLEKELRRLGLLAQLRPERLREVAPRLGLAGDEDLLAALGNGDVSLLQVVQALRPPDAARPAEAGGEPAPLPPRPAAPGGVRVRGADNVLTRLSRCCTPLPGDRIIGYVTRGRGVAIHRQDCPNVKALGAHPERFLEVEWESIPEGSYPVEIEVAAFDRVGLLKDILAAIADTKTNVVSVNARVRRDKIGVINVVLDIRSLAQLHTVMEKVGRVPEVYSVERVLHG; from the coding sequence GTGAAGTGGCTGCAGGCCCGACAGTCGGGCGTGTTTGCGGACCTGCCGGCGGACGTCCAGCAGCTGCTGGCCCGCCTGCGGGAGCAGTTCCCGCGGGCCGACCTGGACGTGGTACGGGCAGCCTACCTGTTCGCCGAGCAGGCGCACCGGGCGCAGACCCGGGCATCGGGGGACCCCTACATCACCCACGCGGTGGCGGTGGCCTCCGTCCTGGTGGAGCTGCGCCTGGACCCGGTGACCGTGGCCGCGGGGCTGCTCCACGACGTGGCCGAGGACACGGGCGTGACCCTCCAGCAGGTGGAGGAGCACTTCGGTCCCGAGATCGCCGCGCTGGTGGACGGGGTCACCAAGCTGGGCCGCATCGAGTGGATGAGCCGGGAGCAGCGGCAGGCCGAAAGCCTGCGCAAGATGTTCCTGGCCATGGCCAGCGACATCCGCATCGTCCTCATCAAGCTGGCCGACCGCCTGCACAACATGCGCACTCTCCAGTACCTGCCCGAGTGGAAGCAGCGGCGCACCGCCCAGGAGACCCTGGACATCTACGCCCCCCTGGCCGAACGCCTGGGAATCGGCCGCATCCAGCGGGAGCTGGAGGACCTGGCGTTCGCGGTCCTGCAGCCCGACGCCTACCAGGAGATCCGCCGCCAGCTGGCCGAGGCCGAAAGCAGCCGTGCCCAGTTCCTGGAGCAGGTGGCCGACACCCTGCACCGGGAGCTGAACCGGGCCGGCGTCCGGGTGGCCCGGGACCGCATCACCGCCCGGCCCAAGCACGTGTACAGCATCTGGAAGAAGATGCAGCGGCCCAAGTACGCCGGCCAGCCGGTGGCCCGCATCTACGACCGGCTCGGGGTGCGGGTGATCCTGGACGACGTCAAGGACTGCTACGCGGCCCTGGGGGTGGTGCACTCGCTGTGGAAGCCCATCCCCGGGGAGTTCGACGACTACATCGCCAACCCCAAGACCAGCGGCTACCAGTCCCTGCACACCACCGTGCTCTACCAGGGCGAGCCCCTGGAGATCCAGATCCGGACCCTCCAGATGCACCGGGAGGCGGAACACGGCATCGCCGCCCACTGGAAGTACAAGGAAGGGCGGCCGGCCGAAAAGGAGTTCGAGCAGAAGCTGGCCTGGCTGCGCCAGCTGCTGGAGTGGCACGCGGAGCTGCAGGACGCCCGGGCGTTCGTGCGATCGGTGAAGATGGACCTCTTCCAGAACGAGGTGTTCGTCTTCACCCCCAAGGGCGACGTGATCGACCTGCCGGCGGGGGCCACCCCCGTGGACTTCGCCTACCGGATCCACACCGACGTGGGCCACCGGTGCGTGGGGGCGCGCGTCAACGGCCGGCTGGTCCCCCTGTCCCACCGGCTGCGCACCGGCGACATCGTCGAGATCCTCACCAGCAAGACCGAGGGCCGCCCCAGCCGCGACTGGCTGACATTCGTGGTCACCACCAACGCCCGCGCCAAGATCCGCCAGTGGTTCAAGAAGGAGGCCCGGGAGGAGAACATCCAGCGCGGGCGGGAGATGCTGGAGAAGGAGCTGCGCCGGCTGGGGCTGCTGGCCCAGCTGCGCCCCGAGCGCCTGCGGGAGGTCGCCCCGCGCCTGGGGCTGGCCGGCGACGAGGACCTGCTGGCGGCGCTGGGCAACGGCGACGTCTCCCTGCTGCAGGTGGTGCAGGCCCTGCGGCCGCCGGATGCTGCCCGGCCGGCCGAGGCGGGCGGCGAGCCGGCCCCCCTGCCGCCGCGGCCGGCGGCGCCGGGAGGGGTGCGCGTGCGCGGGGCGGACAACGTCCTCACCCGTCTGTCCCGCTGCTGCACCCCGCTGCCCGGCGACCGCATCATCGGCTATGTGACCCGGGGGCGGGGGGTGGCCATTCACCGCCAGGATTGCCCCAACGTCAAGGCGCTGGGCGCGCACCCGGAGCGCTTCCTGGAGGTGGAGTGGGAGTCCATCCCCGAGGGCAGCTACCCGGTGGAGATCGAGGTGGCGGCGTTTGACCGGGTGGGCCTGCTCAAGGACATCCTGGCCGCCATCGCCGACACCAAGACCAACGTGGTCTCGGTGAACGCCCGGGTGCGGCGGGACAAGATCGGCGTGATCAACGTGGTCCTGGACATCCGCAGCCTCGCCCAGCTGCACACGGTGATGGAGAAGGTGGGCCGGGTTCCCGAGGTGTACTCGGTGGAGCGGGTGCTGCACGGCTAG
- a CDS encoding aminotransferase class I/II-fold pyridoxal phosphate-dependent enzyme translates to MSQRIAAARVGVFTESVIREMTRLCLEYGGVNLAQGFPDFDPPAALLDAAARALREGYNQYAITWGSPRLRQAIAAKVAWYNGLEVDPEQHITVTCGATEAMMATLLALVDPGDEVVIFEPFYENYGPDAILAGATPRYVRLHLDDPQVAFDPGELTRAFSRRTRAIIVNTPHNPTGKVFTRAELELIADLCRHYGAVAVTDEVYEHLLYDGATHVSLAALPGMAERTVTINSVSKTYSVTGWRVGWAICRHPALTTGIRKAHDFLTVGAAAPLQEAAVTALAFPPTYYTDLAALYRRKRDRLLQILERYGFRCLPPRGAYYIMAAIDRFTPDDVAFAHTLVKEIGVAAVPGSSFFHEPSLGRGYVRFAFPKRDETLDEVDRRLARLPAAAGSLFR, encoded by the coding sequence GTGTCCCAGCGCATCGCCGCCGCCCGGGTGGGCGTGTTCACCGAATCGGTCATCCGGGAGATGACGCGCCTGTGTCTGGAGTACGGGGGCGTCAACCTGGCCCAGGGGTTTCCCGACTTCGACCCGCCCGCCGCCCTGCTGGACGCCGCCGCGCGCGCGCTGCGGGAGGGGTACAACCAGTACGCCATCACCTGGGGCTCGCCGCGGCTGCGGCAGGCCATCGCCGCGAAGGTGGCCTGGTACAACGGGCTGGAGGTGGACCCCGAGCAGCACATCACCGTGACCTGCGGCGCCACCGAGGCCATGATGGCCACCCTCCTGGCGCTGGTGGATCCCGGGGACGAGGTGGTCATCTTCGAGCCGTTCTACGAGAACTACGGCCCCGACGCGATCCTGGCGGGCGCCACGCCGCGCTATGTGCGGCTGCACCTGGACGACCCCCAGGTGGCGTTCGACCCCGGGGAGCTGACCCGGGCGTTCTCCCGCCGCACCCGGGCCATCATCGTCAACACCCCCCACAACCCCACCGGCAAGGTCTTCACCCGCGCCGAGCTGGAGCTGATCGCCGATCTGTGCCGCCACTACGGCGCCGTGGCCGTCACCGACGAGGTGTACGAGCACCTGCTCTATGACGGCGCCACCCACGTCAGCCTGGCAGCGCTGCCGGGGATGGCCGAGCGCACGGTGACCATCAACAGCGTGAGCAAGACCTACAGCGTCACCGGGTGGCGGGTGGGGTGGGCGATCTGCCGTCACCCCGCCCTCACCACGGGGATTCGCAAGGCCCACGACTTCCTCACGGTGGGCGCCGCGGCCCCCCTGCAGGAGGCGGCGGTCACGGCCCTGGCCTTTCCCCCCACCTACTACACCGACCTGGCGGCGCTGTACCGCCGCAAGAGGGACCGCCTGCTGCAGATCCTGGAGCGGTACGGCTTCCGCTGCCTGCCTCCCCGCGGCGCCTACTACATCATGGCGGCCATCGACCGGTTCACCCCCGACGACGTGGCCTTCGCCCACACCCTGGTCAAGGAGATCGGGGTGGCCGCCGTGCCCGGCAGCAGTTTCTTCCACGAGCCCTCCCTGGGGCGCGGCTACGTCCGCTTCGCGTTTCCCAAGCGGGACGAGACCCTGGACGAGGTCGACCGCCGCCTGGCCCGACTGCCGGCCGCCGCCGGCAGCCTGTTCCGCTGA